A stretch of Maniola hyperantus chromosome 15, iAphHyp1.2, whole genome shotgun sequence DNA encodes these proteins:
- the LOC138403306 gene encoding uncharacterized protein: protein MEDLMKFVKKCDPKKTRKRSVNKATWKREILREKRYKPSSLPQFPQCGHKQKAFRCTELSCQEIRKFHKNFYKCDTKVKQDCFILKYCNISEAKSLNPRSIRKVAIKYTILSKNGTKIPVCQKTFMRALIIKKDRIQGVMKRFLNSGGEMPEEKRGGDRKREKYEAKRISVEWFIESFQGQESHYCRSKSINRIYLASGLSIRKMWRMYNAARDEDLRVKQSFFRHVFNTKYNIGFGNPRTDVCSTCIELLERIKTEKDASKKNVLMAEKRIHRLKYKAFYAILQEENEIIQTITFDCQKNQAMPKVPDQSAYYSRQINFYHFAIVVGNSKAKLDKNNIRSYYWDETSHCKGSNEIISAVYDFLKNFEFGDKIKILRIVSDGCAGQNKNTGMIAMLGKWLYTEAPTNIKKIELIFPVVGHSFIPPDRLFARIEKTLKTKEVITSPSEYAAVLEQNGMCKDLASISVFDWKKSYKSIIKPTTSWHFQFMKTKRFFITRTKTENILVQGEETYRNEIREKKTITKKKQKNHYDISPSNPAKPCFHKTSQNSRRR from the exons ATGGAGGACTTAATGAAATTTGTGAAAAAATGTGATCCAAAAAAGACAAGGAAACGATCTGTGAATAAAGCAACCTGGAAACGTGAGATTCTACGCGAAAAACG gtaCAAACCCTCAAGCTTGCCGCAGTTTCCGCAGTGTGGACACAAGCAAAAGGCGTTTCGATGTACTGAATTATCATGTCAAGAAATAAGAAAATTTCATAAGAATTTCTATAAATGTGATACCAAAGTGAAGCAAGACTGTTTTATACtgaaatattgtaatatatCAGAAGCTAAGTCATTAAACCCCAGAAGCATAAGAAAAGTTGCTATTAAGTATACTATACTTAGTAAAAATGGGACCAAAATACCGGTATGTCAAAAAACTTTCATGAGAGCACTAATAATAAAGAAAGATCGAATACAGGGCGTaatgaaaagatttttaaatagcGGAGGTGAAATGCCAGAAGAGAAGCGTGGAGGTGACAGAAAGAGAGAAAAATACGAAGCAAAAAGAATATCCGTCGAATGGTTCATTGAATCCTTTCAGGGACAAGAGAGTCACTATTGTCGTTCGAAAAGTATCAATAGAATATATCTTGCTTCAGGCTTGTCAATACGTAAAATGTGGCGTATGTATAACGCTGCCCGTGACGAGGATTTGAGGGTTAAACAAAGCTTTTTCAGACATGtttttaatactaaatataatataggcTTTGGAAATCCTAGGACAGACGTATGTTCAACGTGCATTGAACTGTTAGAACGCATAAAAACTGAGAAGGACGCTTCCAAGAAAAATGTTCTTATGGCCGAAAAAAGAATTCATCGCCTTAAATACAAAGCCTTCTATGCAATATTGCAAGAAGAAAATGAAATTATTCAAACCATTACCTTCGATTGCCAAAAAAACCAGGCAATGCCCAAAGTTCCGGACCAATCAGCCTACTACAGTCGTCAAATCAACTTTTACCACTTCGCCATTGTTGTGGGAAATTCAAAGGCAAAACTGGACAAAAATAACATTCGTTCCTACTATTGGGATGAAACTTCACACTGCAAAGGCAGTAATGAGATAATTAGCGCAGTTTACGATTTCTTGAAAAACTTTGAATTTGGAGATAAGATAAAAATTCTACGAATAGTATCCGACGGTTGCGCCGgacaaaacaaaaatacagGCATGATAGCTATGCTAGGTAAATGGCTGTATACAGAAGCCCCAACAAATATCAAGAAAATAGAGCTAATCTTCCCTGTTGTAGGTCACTCCTTTATACCTCCAGACAGGTTGTTTGCCAGAATTGAGAAAACCTTGAAAACTAAAGAAGTCATAACCTCTCCATCCGAATATGCAGCTGTCTTAGAACAAAATGGTATGTGCAAAGATCTAGCATCAATTTCCGTATTTGATTGgaaaaaaagttacaagtccATCATTAAACCCACTACGTCTTGGCATTTTCAGTTTATGAAAacaaaaaggttttttattacaAGAACTAAAACAGAAAACATTTTAGTACAGGGTGAAGAGACATATAGAAACGAAATACGCGAAAAAAAgactatcacaaaaaaaaaacaaaaaaatcactaTGATATCTCCCCAAGTAATCCAGCCAAACCGTGTTTTCATAAAACAAGCCAAAATTCAAGACGTAGATAA